The Zeugodacus cucurbitae isolate PBARC_wt_2022May chromosome 4, idZeuCucr1.2, whole genome shotgun sequence genome includes the window AAGgaatatattaaacatatatatatcaattgGGGCAGCCCGGATGGTATTAATTGCTCGACTGCAGAAAACCCATTTTTAATCACACTTCGTGATTTTTGGCCATTGGATTTGAATTTGGATGGGATCACTGATGTGTACGGTTTGGATGAATATGGTGAACGCGTCTACTTTATATTCCATCCGCAGCGAAAAATCCCGGTAAAGCGTACGCAATTAGTACCGAGTGGTTATGAAGAATTAATATTCTCAGTGCCGGGGCTTATTGCTTTTCAGATTGCAATTATAATAttgcaattaatattttcatttgtaaaaCCACGCCCTTGCGCACCCGCGCTTGTCACATAAATTGTTTTAGATTCTAAACAAAAGGCTAAACTGCCGCCGTAGAGCATTTTACGTAGCGCATGCATTTCTTCAGTCTTGTGAAGCAAAAATCGCGATACAATTCTTCCGCTTCCATAACTTCATAAGGCACCTCTTCCAGCTTACTATGAATACAGATGCGCGCAATCCTACTAGAGTGCCTGTTTAATAAGACGGGTTGAGGTTCGGTTTCAAAATAGTACTCGAGCTCTGGTTTCCCAGAGCtcctttatttatagaatattctTAGCCTAATTCATGtatgtgacacacacacatagttgtgttatacatgtacatatcttATTCCTAATCTACTGCATTATGTACACATAACTTAATCTTAAGTGTTCTCAACGGCGACAGCATAACATAGCAATCTCTTATATGTTAGTTAGTTTAGGATCAATTGTGATCCTTTACAATAAACAGTATTACAGTATTTGTATTATACTACAATCTCTATTCAATATACCCGAACATGTATTTCTAGTGTTGTTAGAAATGGGCAATtgataaatacatatctatgtttagcgataatgcatataaatattcataatatgatatctgtatatgtatagtttacaaaaatatcttatctaCAACTGTAGCCGTTAGGAACTGTTCAGAAATCTGAACATACTGCTCGCGTTTAAGTGTTTACAAATAATTCAAGAATTTATACATCTTGggcattttaattacaatatgtaGAAGACTGACGGGTCGAactcgtaattttttttatattttcttatatgtatatgtattattttcattttactatatttaatatttttaaatgtagtTTTAATTGACTGGTAcagtaataattaatttctgcGTCGGAGGGCTATTGAGATGACAATTTAATTCAGCTATTAACAGGATTTGGTTCGTAGTATTTCTCGCATAGTGTTCCATATGATGTCATTCTAAGTCCAATGGAAAACTTCAAATGGTAGTTGGTATCGGCATCTCGGAATACTTTAAGGGGGGAAGGTGTGCCCAGAGTTTTacgttttatgtatttaaacgCATTGGTATCTAATTTGTTGATACCTTGTTTATACaactactagcagacccggccacgcGTTGCTGTCGATGAGTGATTCAAGAAGTATTTGAAAGacaaaatttaacacaaattaacataacatttttataacatatttaataaatacttaaaatatttttatttgatatatatatgtatactctaaATGTCTTTAATCGTAATAAACCACAGTTAATGTTCAATGTAGCGCCAATCGatgtacaatatttttggtgaatcgATCCTTtgttaatacaaataattgcCCATGGGGCATTGACATTGTCAAATCCGCAAATAGACATTGTTTGGTCTTGAGATTTATTTATAGTCATAGCGAAAGCTAAACGAATGGGAAACTGTAGTCTTTTAAATGGTATGGGAGAATAGGATGGTATCATCGGAATACGTGGTAACAAAACAATTTCTCCTTCAAAATTTTCCTGTCAAAATAGTTGCTTCAAGAACGTTTCCAGTAATTCTTTTGATCACCAAACGTGTGCCGTTGCATAGTTTAGGAGGGTTTAAATTACGCAGTAGAATAATCGGTGGTCCAATTTTCAATCGTAGATTGTGTGGTGGCATTCCTGATAagtctaaagaatttaaaaattcaattgggaAATTCACTGTCTCGTTTTCTTCTACAGTAGCATCGATAGACTTAAATGGCATTAAATCATCTGGTAATAATTGTAGTACCTGGTAGTTAATCAgatcaacatcaacatttttcgCTGCTAAAATTGCCCTATTACTAAACTAGTCatgatttaaatagttatttagTATATCTGGGAAGACACTCTCAATCAGttcatttttagtttaaacaacAGTACAGAAATTATAAagtgttaattattaattgtggagacgattaatttgaataataactaTCCTATCATCCAAGTTAGACCAAATTACATGTATATGCCAACTTTCATGAATATCAGTTGTGtcgtttttgagttcattcggaACATACACACGGACACTGGATTTTTATATAATGGGCAATTGATGAATACATTTCTATGTTTAGCGataatatcttcttcttctggactggcgtagacatcgcttacgcggttataacccgagtccacaacagcgcgccacgtataccttcttctggcagtttggcgccaattggttataccaagcgaagccaggtccctctccacctggtccttccatcggactggaggtctccctcttcctcggcttccaacagcgggtactgcatcgaatactttcatccattcgaacaacatgacccagccagcgtagccgctgtttttttattcgcgggactatgtctatgtcgtcatcgttccatcgtctgcagtattcgccgttgtcaatgtttaagggaccataaatcttgtgcaaaacctttctctcgaaaactcctagtgccgtctcatcggatgttgacatcgtccacacttctgcaccataaagtacgacgggaatgatgagagacttgtaaagtatagtttacaaaaatatcttatctaGAACTGTAGCCATTAGGAACTGTTCAGAAATCTGAGCAGCGCCCAACTCACACTGTAATAGTATTGGAATTATCCGTAATATCTAcgtcctttaaaatttcatttaaatgtgccTCAGCATCGGTGCAGTCTCCGAATTTCACCAACCCGCACAAGTCTAATTCGGCAGggaatttgaattgaattggtTCGTAATTCAGATGTTCTATGGTGGATTCAACATTAAATCCCATAAGTAACACAGTGCCTTCTCCATATAGCTCGCCAAAGAGACAGCCACTGCACTGCTGTTTGATGCGCTCCAGACGCTGTAGTCATGTAAAAAAGCCATACTTCATAAGATTCAAAAGCATCAGATCATCAAATAATCATTGCAAACCACTTACCTTTAAGAGAAATGCTGATATTTTAAGTTTCGGTAgcattttaaatgaatatttgcACGATTTCCtggaaaaatttacaatttacagTTACAAAATAGTATATGTTGGCAAATTTTGACCGTAAATTGTTGGGCAGTGAGAAGAATGAGTTTAAAATGAATGTAAAAAAATGGCAGACTTACGACGTGGTCAAAACAAAACGGATAAATAGGAGTTGTtcaataagtaaataataagtttaaggaattttctaaataatgttataattaCTTGGGATACTTTATACGTgaggctgtgcgaaaaggcaatATGAAGACTTTAGAGAAGTCGTTAAAATTGaagtggtttctcaattatccgcttacatacatatatttgagctTACAGCTGATGTCCACGAAATTATTTTAACGGCTAACCTAtgctataaataattaatttatctagtctttattgttttttattctaatttctttaaaaaatttacttacaagtaaaattaataaaccaaCAGAAAAGCAACTCTGCACATACAGACAGCTGACAGATTATGCTTTGTTTAGCTTTCATTATCTTCTGACTCACTATTcgctgaatttttcataattaataaaattagtacATAAATTTAACCAAAGATAATAAAGTCAATAACAAGCAATAAGTAATTACTT containing:
- the LOC128921790 gene encoding probable Ufm1-specific protease 2 isoform X1 produces the protein MKSCKYSFKMLPKLKISAFLLKRLERIKQQCSGCLFGELYGEGTVLLMGFNVESTIEHLNYEPIQFKFPAELDLCGLVKFGDCTDAEAHLNEILKDVDITDNSNTITV
- the LOC105209006 gene encoding T-cell immunomodulatory protein-like, whose protein sequence is MQYFNVKCVRIAILLTFITLSRCSFIRQQPIYGDIVAAFADFNSDGLTDVLLIRNNMSTLVIKYGTYTDKGAYLRHDPYCNFDGLEITSAVPGHFDGDALMDVLITLKHKRNAKEYIKHIYINWGSPDGINCSTAENPFLITLRDFWPLDLNLDGITDVYGLDEYGERVYFIFHPQRKIPVKRTQLVPSGYEELIFSVPGLIAFQIAIIILQLIFSFVKPRPCAPALVT
- the LOC128921790 gene encoding probable Ufm1-specific protease 2 isoform X2, whose translation is MLPKLKISAFLLKRLERIKQQCSGCLFGELYGEGTVLLMGFNVESTIEHLNYEPIQFKFPAELDLCGLVKFGDCTDAEAHLNEILKDVDITDNSNTITV